A genomic window from Cucumis melo cultivar AY chromosome 8, USDA_Cmelo_AY_1.0, whole genome shotgun sequence includes:
- the LOC103486085 gene encoding uncharacterized protein LOC103486085 isoform X1 gives MTDMMVKENLVQRVDDEAKENDCSTIGSEDLGSQSRHSVGKESGASCRVCQCVESDRRGDAVLGFLGITPPIMEARKCDGDRDSKPEKQSAENVDGGSMLKKDVKGDSGSIKFIGPNGEVFICKTDIEMGSCHHEDALVELGCSCKSDLALVHYACALKWFVSHGSTVCEICGCIAENIRTDDFRKVVSSLKEYEALRERTVSGVPNPMQTTASTDIDPDAVAAVRRQRLSEISLWFSPHNYSSNNNSTATSQVVSEHLNTISENFVHAENPATRWAVEGTGILLATGLLTVTLACLIAPRVGKKTAKSGLHILLGGVCALTVVVFFRFFVLTRIKYGPARYWAILFVFWFLVFGIWASRTHAAHTT, from the exons ATGACTGATATGATggtaaaagaaaatttggtGCAGAGAGTAGATGACGAGGCTAAAGAGAATGATTGTTCGACTATTGGGAGTGAAGATTTGGGTTCTCAGTCTCGCCATAGTGTAGGGAAGGAATCTGGGGCCAGTTGTCGTGTGTGCCAATGTGTTGAATCTGACAGAAGAGGTGATGCGGTTTTAGGATTTCTTGGTATCACTCCTCCAATTATGGAAGCGAGAAAATGTGATGGGGATCGGGATTCTAAGCCTGAGAAGCAGAGTGCAGAAAATGTTGACGGTGGTTCTATGCTGAAGAAAGATGTTAAAGGGGATTCGGGTTCAATTAAGTTCATAGGCCCTAATGGGGAGGTTTTTATTTGCAAAACTGACATTGAAATGGGTTCATGTCATCATGAAGATGCATTAGTGGAGCTTGGGTGTTCATGCAAGAGTGACCTTGCACTTGTACACTACGCATGTGCTCTCAAGTGGTTTGTTAGCCATGGTTCTACAGTTTGTGAAATCTGTGGATGTATTGCGGAAAATATTAGAACCGACGACTTTAGGAAGGTCGTGAGTTCTTTAAAAGAATACGAAGCTTTAAGGGAGAGAACTGTTAGTGGGGTACCTAATCCTATGCAGACTACTGCTAGTACTGATATTGATCCTGATGCCGTTGCTGCTGTCCGCAGACAGCGGCTAAGTGAAATCTCGTTGTGGTTCAGTCCTCATAATTATAGTAGCAACAATAACTCTACTGCAACCTCTCAGGTTGTTTCCGAACATCTGAATACCATCTCAGAAAATTTTGTTCATGCCGAAAATCCTGCTACCAGGTGGGCTGTTGAGGGTACTGGAATTCTTCTTGCTACAGGGCTGCTTACTGTTACGCTTGCTTGCCTCATAGCTCCTCGTGTGGGGAAG AAAACTGCGAAAAGTGGCCTTCATATTCTTCTTGGAGGAGTTTGTGCGTTAACAGTGGTGGTTTTCTTCCGCTTT TTTGTGCTTACCAGGATAAAATATGGACCTGCACGATACTGGGCCATTTTGTTTGTCTTTTGGTTCCTGGTGTTTGGTATTTGGGCGTCGAGGACACACGCTGCTCATACAACGTAG
- the LOC103486085 gene encoding uncharacterized protein LOC103486085 isoform X2: protein MTDMMVKENLVQRVDDEAKENDCSTIGSEDLGSQSRHSVGKESGASCRVCQCVESDRRGDAVLGFLGITPPIMEARKCDGDRDSKPEKQSAENVDGGSMLKKDVKGDSGSIKFIGPNGEVFICKTDIEMGSCHHEDALVELGCSCKSDLALVHYACALKWFVSHGSTVCEICGCIAENIRTDDFRKVVSSLKEYEALRERTVSGVPNPMQTTASTDIDPDAVAAVRRQRLSEISLWFSPHNYSSNNNSTATSQVVSEHLNTISENFVHAENPATRWAVEGTGILLATGLLTVTLACLIAPRVGKKTAKSGLHILLGGVCALTVVVFFRFPPGYSAPLLL from the exons ATGACTGATATGATggtaaaagaaaatttggtGCAGAGAGTAGATGACGAGGCTAAAGAGAATGATTGTTCGACTATTGGGAGTGAAGATTTGGGTTCTCAGTCTCGCCATAGTGTAGGGAAGGAATCTGGGGCCAGTTGTCGTGTGTGCCAATGTGTTGAATCTGACAGAAGAGGTGATGCGGTTTTAGGATTTCTTGGTATCACTCCTCCAATTATGGAAGCGAGAAAATGTGATGGGGATCGGGATTCTAAGCCTGAGAAGCAGAGTGCAGAAAATGTTGACGGTGGTTCTATGCTGAAGAAAGATGTTAAAGGGGATTCGGGTTCAATTAAGTTCATAGGCCCTAATGGGGAGGTTTTTATTTGCAAAACTGACATTGAAATGGGTTCATGTCATCATGAAGATGCATTAGTGGAGCTTGGGTGTTCATGCAAGAGTGACCTTGCACTTGTACACTACGCATGTGCTCTCAAGTGGTTTGTTAGCCATGGTTCTACAGTTTGTGAAATCTGTGGATGTATTGCGGAAAATATTAGAACCGACGACTTTAGGAAGGTCGTGAGTTCTTTAAAAGAATACGAAGCTTTAAGGGAGAGAACTGTTAGTGGGGTACCTAATCCTATGCAGACTACTGCTAGTACTGATATTGATCCTGATGCCGTTGCTGCTGTCCGCAGACAGCGGCTAAGTGAAATCTCGTTGTGGTTCAGTCCTCATAATTATAGTAGCAACAATAACTCTACTGCAACCTCTCAGGTTGTTTCCGAACATCTGAATACCATCTCAGAAAATTTTGTTCATGCCGAAAATCCTGCTACCAGGTGGGCTGTTGAGGGTACTGGAATTCTTCTTGCTACAGGGCTGCTTACTGTTACGCTTGCTTGCCTCATAGCTCCTCGTGTGGGGAAG AAAACTGCGAAAAGTGGCCTTCATATTCTTCTTGGAGGAGTTTGTGCGTTAACAGTGGTGGTTTTCTTCCGCTTT CCACCTGGATATTCTGCACCTCTTCTTCTTTGA
- the LOC103486084 gene encoding thioredoxin-like 3-1, chloroplastic, whose product MCGCGPPTPIPSHPLSLFCSFTLRIRTPKKEKKKLSLQQFHSFYSLNFKELERKKTLKTERERDTDMYVLGASSSHILYAQLHQHQFLSNGKRCGFLNTDFGDHRRRELRIKAEAGFWPDLSRPASVEMESIDDSDQLDRILIHAQQLSQPILIDWMATWCRKCIYLKPKLEKLAADYVTKVKFYYVDVNKVPQSLVKRGNISKMPTIQLWKDGEMKAEVIGGHKAWLVIEEVREMIQKFAS is encoded by the exons ATGTGTGGATGTGGGCCCCCAACTCCCATCCCATCCCATCCCCTCTCACTTTTCTGCTCCTTCACCTTACGGATAAGGActccaaagaaagaaaaaaaaaaactttccctTCAACAGTTCCACTCCTTCTACTCTCTCAATTTCAAAGAACTAGAGagaaagaaaaccctaaaaacagagagagagagagacacaGATATGTATGTTTTGGGTGCAAGTAGTTCTCACATTCTTTACGCACAACTTCACCAACACCAGTTTCTAAGCAACGGGAAGCGTTGTGGTTTTCTCAATACAGATTTTGGAGATCACCGGCGGAGGGAGCTCCGGATCAAGGCCGAGGCCGGCTTTTGGCCGGATTTGTCAAGACCAGCGTCGGTGGAAATGGAATCCATTGACGATTCCGATCAACTCGATCGGATTTTGATCCACGCTCAACAACTTTCTCAACCAATTCTTATTGATTG GATGGCAACTTGGTGTAGGAAATGCATCTACTTGAAGCCTAAACTCGAGAAGCTTGCTGCTGATTATGTTACCAA AGTAAAATTCTACTATGTAGATGTGAATAAGGTCCCTCAATCTCTTGTAAAACGTGGAAACATCTCT AAAATGCCAACAATTCAG CTTTGGAAAGATGGAGAGATGAAAGCAGAAGTAATTGGAGGGCACAAAGCTTGGCTTGTGATTGAAGAAGTTAGAGAAATGATCCAAAAGTTTGCTTCATAA